A part of Xenopus tropicalis strain Nigerian chromosome 4, UCB_Xtro_10.0, whole genome shotgun sequence genomic DNA contains:
- the mrpl11 gene encoding 39S ribosomal protein L11, mitochondrial: protein MSKASRAVKTVKKANVAGMIRALVRAGQAAPGPPLGPILGQRGIPIGQFCKEFNEKTKDIKEGIPLPVKIFVKPDRTYDMKIGQPPVSYFLKAAAGIEKGAAQTGHEIAGMVTLKQLYEIALVKSQDEAFIMRDMPLRDVVKCIMGSAKSLGIKVVKDLTAEEYGKFLEERRLVLQAAAEAQAAEAAGSKKK from the exons ATGTCAAAAGCTTCACGTGCAGTAAAAACTGTAAAGAAAGCCAATGTTGCCGGCATGATTCGAGCACTGGTGAGAGCTGGGCAGGCAGCTCCTGGACCACCGCTTGGACCCATCCTGGGACAG CGAGGTATCCCCATTGGCCAGTTTTGTAAGGAGTTCAATGAAAAAACCAAAGACATCAAGGAAGGAATCCCTCTTCCTGTAAAAATATTTGTCAAG CCCGATAGAACTTATGATATGAAAATTGGGCAGCCTCCGGTGTCTTATTTCCTAAAAGCTGCTGCTGGGATAGAAAAAGGAGCAGCGCAGACAG GTCATGAAATAGCAGGAATGGTAACATTAAAGCAGCTGTATGAGATAGCTCTGGTGAAGTCACAGGATGAAGCTTTTATAATGCGAGATATGCCACTAAGAGATGTGGTGAAATGCATCATGGGAAGTGCCAAGTCACTGGGGATCAAGGTAGTAAAaga TTTGACAGCAGAGGAGTATGGGAAGTTCTTAGAAGAGCGACGGCTTGTTCTCCAAGCTGCTGCTGAAGCTCAAGCTGCCGAAGCTGCAGGATCCAAAAAGAAATAA
- the npas4 gene encoding neuronal PAS domain-containing protein 4: protein MYRSTKGASKARRDQINAEIRNLKELLPISEGDKVRLSYLHIMSLACIYTRKSVFFSRGQQAEELEGLLSNQDLMDFVHSLPGFLLTFTSEGKLIYVSENVADHLGHSMVDLVAQGDSIYDIIDPSDHFVMRNQLAMPSSPDSERMFRCRFNTSKTARRQSAGNKLVLIRGRFQQPPAGTYWSSNPVFTAFCIPLDPKPRVIQSHLLVDFFESQHAKDLTVLDVSDSILQYLWYEKSDLLSKSWYNLIHPEDLTHLSKQHLKLLNESCEGRAEVVIRLQRKDQLWVWVYSILILEASEASITSYNYITSEEEAWCLRQQLTSEETPVSFSAGASSYQDTLLSPGDLSSPDQVFTPLANTPTSAGQSFDFSEPMTIGSEDPILCQTTIPLVEDPVAPEGQSENQSIFTLFQPTSHEHTFRRDQLGTPKEFTCTPPYTPHQNCSFLFGTLENPPQTTSEQETTILNPEMYYSYCSSLYEKLPPTPDSPGDGGDCTVMRVPEIPGPLFVDLPMLPEGLVTPETSPITQAMFKYSEQEKSEIDLLVKQIGSLANVFNNVATKEFSPSDTMLLNGHGLAYRSVSLPACLPETDTTAPFPRSWKSIDLSIFLTCQDPSLPSSGHPVCSLFKDLPDSPPFAETGSPCSALEEDELGGDLSASPSMTSNVTTDLSPEECNFLEELMSYKTDLEAGASEIQCDRFNDELYQLQIQLQDGFQQDGSGKPSF, encoded by the exons ATGTACAGGTCTACGAAAGGCGCTTCGAAGGCTAGAAGAGACCAGATCAATGCAGAGATACGCAATTTGAAAGAACTTCTTCCTATCTCTGAAGGCGACAAAGTCCGTCTGTCGTACCTTCACATCATGTCCCTTGCTTGTATTTATACAAGGAAATCTGTCTTCTTTTCAAGAG GGCAACAGGCAGAGGAATTAGAAGGTCTTCTCTCCAACCAGGACTTGATGGATTTTGTCCATAGTCTTCCTGGGTTTCTACTGACATTCACAAGTGAAGGAAAGCTCATTTATGTATCAGAAAATGTAGCTGATCATCTTGGACATTCAATG GTTGATCTGGTGGCTCAGGGGGACAGCATCTATGACATAATCGACCCTTCTGATCATTTTGTGATGAGGAACCAGCTAGCAATGCCTTCATCTCCAGATAGTG AGAGAATGTTCAGGTGCCGATTCAACACTTCAAAGACAGCTAGAAGGCAAAGTGCAGGCAACAAGCTGGTTCTTATCAGAGGAAGATTTCAGCAACCACCAGCTGGTACCTATTGGTCATCCAACCCCGTATTTACAGCTTTCTGCATTCCTCTTGATCCCAAGCCTAGAGTGATACAGAGTCATTTATTGGTGGATTTCTTTGAGAGTCAGCATGCAAAGGACCTAACTGTGCTGGATGTTTCAGACAG TATTTTACAGTACTTGTGGTATGAAAAAAGTGATCTACTCAGCAAGTCCTGGTACAATCTAATTCATCCTGAAGATCTTACTCATCTCTCCAAACAGCATCTCAAGCTGT TGAATGAATCCTGTGAAGGCAGAGCAGAAGTTGTAATACGTCTGCAAAGAAAAGATCAACTATGGGTTTGGGTGTATTCCATTCTGATACTTGAGGCCAGTGAGGCGTCCATCActtcatataattatataaccAG CGAGGAAGAAGCCTGGTGCTTGAGGCAGCAGCTGACCTCCGAGGAGACCCCAGTCTCTTTCTCAGCAGGGGCATCCTCCTATCAAGATACCCTTCTTTCTCCAGGAGACCTTTCAAGTCCAGATCAAGTCTTCACACCCCTTGCAAACACACCAACAAGTGCAGGACAGTCATTTGATTTCTCAGAGCCCATGACTATTGGTTCAGAAGATCCAATTCTTTGCCAGACCACTATCCCTCTTGTCGAAGATCCTGTGGCCCCTGAAGGCCAATCAGAGAATCAGTCTATCTTCACACTCTTTCAACCAACTTCACATGAGCATACCTTCAGAAGAGATCAGCTTGGGACACCCAAAGAATTCACCTGCACGCCACCTTATACTCCACACCAAAACTGTTCTTTCCTGTTTGGGACTCTAGAAAACCCCCCTCAAACAACATCTGAGCAAGAAACCACCATCCTTAACCCTGAAATGTATTATTCCTATTGCAGCTCACTCTATGAGAAGCTTCCCCCAACTCCAGACAGTCCAGGGGATGGTGGTGACTGCACAGTAATGAGGGTACCTGAAATTCCAGGACCACTGTTTGTGGATCTGCCAATGCTTCCAGAGGGGTTAGTCACCCCTGAAACATCACCAATTACCCAAGCTATGTTTAAATATTCAGAGCAGGAGAAGAGTGAAATAGACCTCCTAGTCAAGCAAATTGGTTCTTTGGCCAATGTCTTCAACAATGTAGCCACAAAAGAATTCTCACCCTCTGATACCATGTTACTGAACGGCCACGGACTGGCATACAGAAGTGTCTCACTACCTGCGTGTCTTCCCGAAACTGACACTACTGCTCCTTTCCCACGGTCCTGGAAAAGCATTGACCTTTCAATATTCTTAACTTGCCAGGACCCATCACTTCCAAGTAGTGGACACCCAGTCTGCAGCCTATTCAAAGACTTACCTGACTCACCCCCTTTTGCAGAAACAGGGTCTCCCTGCAGTGCCCTAGAGGAGGATGAATTAGGAGGAGACCTCTCTGCCTCCCCATCCATGACCTCGAATGTGACGACGGATCTGTCGCCAGAAGAATGTAACTTCTTAGAGGAACTGATGTCCTACAAAACAGACCTTGAGGCAGGTGCCTCAGAGATTCAATGTGACCGGTTTAATGATGAGTTGTATCAACTCCAGATTCAGCTGCAAGACGGCTTCCAACAAG ATGGAAGTGGAAAACCTTCGTTTTGA
- the npas4 gene encoding neuronal PAS domain-containing protein 4 isoform X1: MYRSTKGASKARRDQINAEIRNLKELLPISEGDKVRLSYLHIMSLACIYTRKSVFFSRGQQAEELEGLLSNQDLMDFVHSLPGFLLTFTSEGKLIYVSENVADHLGHSMVDLVAQGDSIYDIIDPSDHFVMRNQLAMPSSPDSERMFRCRFNTSKTARRQSAGNKLVLIRGRFQQPPAGTYWSSNPVFTAFCIPLDPKPRVIQSHLLVDFFESQHAKDLTVLDVSDSILQYLWYEKSDLLSKSWYNLIHPEDLTHLSKQHLKLLNESCEGRAEVVIRLQRKDQLWVWVYSILILEASEASITSYNYITSEEEAWCLRQQLTSEETPVSFSAGASSYQDTLLSPGDLSSPDQVFTPLANTPTSAGQSFDFSEPMTIGSEDPILCQTTIPLVEDPVAPEGQSENQSIFTLFQPTSHEHTFRRDQLGTPKEFTCTPPYTPHQNCSFLFGTLENPPQTTSEQETTILNPEMYYSYCSSLYEKLPPTPDSPGDGGDCTVMRVPEIPGPLFVDLPMLPEGLVTPETSPITQAMFKYSEQEKSEIDLLVKQIGSLANVFNNVATKEFSPSDTMLLNGHGLAYRSVSLPACLPETDTTAPFPRSWKSIDLSIFLTCQDPSLPSSGHPVCSLFKDLPDSPPFAETGSPCSALEEDELGGDLSASPSMTSNVTTDLSPEECNFLEELMSYKTDLEAGASEIQCDRFNDELYQLQIQLQDGFQQGEILKGVAVVGEKCLIILYNM; this comes from the exons ATGTACAGGTCTACGAAAGGCGCTTCGAAGGCTAGAAGAGACCAGATCAATGCAGAGATACGCAATTTGAAAGAACTTCTTCCTATCTCTGAAGGCGACAAAGTCCGTCTGTCGTACCTTCACATCATGTCCCTTGCTTGTATTTATACAAGGAAATCTGTCTTCTTTTCAAGAG GGCAACAGGCAGAGGAATTAGAAGGTCTTCTCTCCAACCAGGACTTGATGGATTTTGTCCATAGTCTTCCTGGGTTTCTACTGACATTCACAAGTGAAGGAAAGCTCATTTATGTATCAGAAAATGTAGCTGATCATCTTGGACATTCAATG GTTGATCTGGTGGCTCAGGGGGACAGCATCTATGACATAATCGACCCTTCTGATCATTTTGTGATGAGGAACCAGCTAGCAATGCCTTCATCTCCAGATAGTG AGAGAATGTTCAGGTGCCGATTCAACACTTCAAAGACAGCTAGAAGGCAAAGTGCAGGCAACAAGCTGGTTCTTATCAGAGGAAGATTTCAGCAACCACCAGCTGGTACCTATTGGTCATCCAACCCCGTATTTACAGCTTTCTGCATTCCTCTTGATCCCAAGCCTAGAGTGATACAGAGTCATTTATTGGTGGATTTCTTTGAGAGTCAGCATGCAAAGGACCTAACTGTGCTGGATGTTTCAGACAG TATTTTACAGTACTTGTGGTATGAAAAAAGTGATCTACTCAGCAAGTCCTGGTACAATCTAATTCATCCTGAAGATCTTACTCATCTCTCCAAACAGCATCTCAAGCTGT TGAATGAATCCTGTGAAGGCAGAGCAGAAGTTGTAATACGTCTGCAAAGAAAAGATCAACTATGGGTTTGGGTGTATTCCATTCTGATACTTGAGGCCAGTGAGGCGTCCATCActtcatataattatataaccAG CGAGGAAGAAGCCTGGTGCTTGAGGCAGCAGCTGACCTCCGAGGAGACCCCAGTCTCTTTCTCAGCAGGGGCATCCTCCTATCAAGATACCCTTCTTTCTCCAGGAGACCTTTCAAGTCCAGATCAAGTCTTCACACCCCTTGCAAACACACCAACAAGTGCAGGACAGTCATTTGATTTCTCAGAGCCCATGACTATTGGTTCAGAAGATCCAATTCTTTGCCAGACCACTATCCCTCTTGTCGAAGATCCTGTGGCCCCTGAAGGCCAATCAGAGAATCAGTCTATCTTCACACTCTTTCAACCAACTTCACATGAGCATACCTTCAGAAGAGATCAGCTTGGGACACCCAAAGAATTCACCTGCACGCCACCTTATACTCCACACCAAAACTGTTCTTTCCTGTTTGGGACTCTAGAAAACCCCCCTCAAACAACATCTGAGCAAGAAACCACCATCCTTAACCCTGAAATGTATTATTCCTATTGCAGCTCACTCTATGAGAAGCTTCCCCCAACTCCAGACAGTCCAGGGGATGGTGGTGACTGCACAGTAATGAGGGTACCTGAAATTCCAGGACCACTGTTTGTGGATCTGCCAATGCTTCCAGAGGGGTTAGTCACCCCTGAAACATCACCAATTACCCAAGCTATGTTTAAATATTCAGAGCAGGAGAAGAGTGAAATAGACCTCCTAGTCAAGCAAATTGGTTCTTTGGCCAATGTCTTCAACAATGTAGCCACAAAAGAATTCTCACCCTCTGATACCATGTTACTGAACGGCCACGGACTGGCATACAGAAGTGTCTCACTACCTGCGTGTCTTCCCGAAACTGACACTACTGCTCCTTTCCCACGGTCCTGGAAAAGCATTGACCTTTCAATATTCTTAACTTGCCAGGACCCATCACTTCCAAGTAGTGGACACCCAGTCTGCAGCCTATTCAAAGACTTACCTGACTCACCCCCTTTTGCAGAAACAGGGTCTCCCTGCAGTGCCCTAGAGGAGGATGAATTAGGAGGAGACCTCTCTGCCTCCCCATCCATGACCTCGAATGTGACGACGGATCTGTCGCCAGAAGAATGTAACTTCTTAGAGGAACTGATGTCCTACAAAACAGACCTTGAGGCAGGTGCCTCAGAGATTCAATGTGACCGGTTTAATGATGAGTTGTATCAACTCCAGATTCAGCTGCAAGACGGCTTCCAACAAGGTGAGATACTGAAGGGAGTGGCTGTTGTAGGGGAAAAATGTCTAATTATCCTGTATAATATGTAA